One Actinomadura viridis genomic region harbors:
- the pgi gene encoding glucose-6-phosphate isomerase, with the protein MADITETAEWSALAEHHTALAGRHLRELFAEDPGRAGRMTADAGDLHLDYSKHRVTGETLRLLTALAERAGLRDRITAMFSGERINVSEDRAVLHTALRLPREAELRVDGQDVVADVHAVLDRMADFAGRVRSGEWTGFTGKPIRTVVNIGIGGSDLGPAMAYEALRDYADAGITCRFVSNIDPADVTGVLAGLDPEQTLVIVSSKTFGTLETLANARAARAWLVDRLGDEKAVSRHFVAVSTNAERVAAFGIDTGNMFGFWDWVGGRYSMDGAIGLSLMIAIGADRFREMLAGFHTLDEHFRTAPFEANLPVLMGMLGVWYTDFFGAQTHAVLPYSQRLSRFPAYLQQLTMESNGKSVRADGAPVVAQTGEIFWGEPGTNGQHAFYQLLHQGTRLVPADFIGFAEPFEDVVTGDGPGMHDLLTANLLAQTSALAFGKTAEEIAAEGTPAGIVPHKVMPGNRPTSTILVPRLTPSTLGQLIALYEHIVFVQGTVWGIDSFDQWGVELGKVMAQDLVPALTSAEPPADAPDPSTAALVRRYREWRGRAV; encoded by the coding sequence ATGGCCGATATCACGGAGACCGCCGAATGGTCGGCGCTGGCCGAGCACCACACGGCGCTGGCGGGGCGGCACCTGCGCGAGTTGTTCGCGGAGGATCCCGGCAGGGCCGGGCGGATGACCGCGGACGCCGGCGACCTCCACCTCGACTACTCCAAGCACCGGGTGACCGGCGAGACGCTCCGCCTGCTGACCGCCCTGGCCGAACGGGCCGGGCTGCGCGACCGGATCACCGCGATGTTCTCCGGTGAGCGGATCAACGTCAGCGAGGACCGCGCCGTCCTGCACACGGCGCTGCGCCTGCCGCGCGAGGCCGAGCTGCGGGTGGACGGCCAGGACGTGGTCGCCGACGTGCACGCCGTCCTGGACCGGATGGCCGATTTCGCCGGGCGGGTGCGGTCGGGGGAGTGGACCGGGTTCACCGGCAAGCCCATCCGCACGGTGGTCAACATCGGGATCGGCGGCTCCGACCTCGGCCCGGCGATGGCCTACGAGGCGCTGCGCGACTACGCCGACGCCGGGATCACCTGCCGCTTCGTCTCCAACATCGACCCGGCGGACGTGACGGGCGTCCTGGCCGGCCTGGACCCCGAGCAGACCCTGGTCATCGTCAGCTCCAAGACCTTCGGCACCCTGGAGACGCTGGCCAACGCGCGGGCGGCGCGGGCCTGGCTGGTGGACCGGCTCGGCGACGAGAAGGCGGTGTCGCGGCACTTCGTCGCGGTCTCCACCAACGCCGAGCGGGTCGCCGCGTTCGGCATCGACACCGGCAACATGTTCGGCTTCTGGGACTGGGTCGGCGGCCGGTACTCCATGGACGGCGCGATCGGGCTGTCCTTGATGATCGCGATCGGCGCCGACCGGTTCCGGGAGATGCTCGCCGGGTTCCACACCCTCGACGAGCACTTCCGCACCGCGCCGTTCGAGGCCAACCTGCCGGTCCTGATGGGCATGCTGGGCGTCTGGTACACCGACTTCTTCGGCGCCCAGACCCACGCGGTCCTGCCCTACAGCCAGCGGCTGTCCCGGTTCCCCGCCTACCTGCAGCAGCTCACCATGGAGTCCAACGGCAAGTCGGTGCGCGCCGACGGCGCCCCGGTGGTCGCCCAGACCGGGGAGATCTTCTGGGGCGAGCCCGGCACCAACGGGCAGCACGCGTTCTACCAGCTGCTCCACCAGGGGACCCGGCTCGTCCCGGCCGACTTCATCGGGTTCGCCGAGCCGTTCGAGGACGTCGTGACCGGGGACGGGCCGGGCATGCACGACCTGCTGACCGCCAACCTGCTGGCGCAGACCTCGGCGCTGGCGTTCGGCAAGACCGCCGAGGAGATCGCCGCCGAGGGCACGCCCGCCGGCATCGTCCCGCACAAGGTGATGCCGGGGAACCGGCCGACCAGCACCATCCTGGTGCCCAGGCTGACACCGTCGACGCTGGGCCAGCTCATCGCCCTGTACGAGCACATCGTGTTCGTGCAGGGCACGGTGTGGGGGATCGACTCCTTCGACCAGTGGGGGGTCGAGCTGGGCAAGGTGATGGCCCAGGACCTGGTGCCCGCGCTGACCTCGGCGGAGCCGCCCGCGGACGCGCCCGACCCCTCGACCGCCGCGCTCGTGCGCAGGTACCGGGAGTGGCGGGGCCGCGCGGTCTGA
- the thiC gene encoding phosphomethylpyrimidine synthase ThiC, which produces MTRESAVTAARKTYLQGSRPDLRVPMREVPLTNGDTVVLYDTSGPYTDPAYEADVRRGLPPLREAWIAGRGDTAEYEGRAVRPEDDGRRPGDPLRDAAAFRRRRPRRATGEAVTQRAYARRGEITPEMEFAALREGVDPSFVRDELAAGRAVLPANVNHPEIEPMVIGRNFLVKVNANIGNSAVASSIEDEVEKMTWATRWGADTIMDLSTGRDIHTTREWILRNSPVPVGTVPLYQALEKVGGDPAELTYEVFRDTVIEQAEQGVDYMTVHAGVLLRYVPLTARRKTGIVSRGGSIMAAWCLAHHEENFLYTRFRDLCEIFAAYDITWSLGDGLRPGSIHDANDEAQFAELRTQGELTRIAAEFGNQVMNEGPGHVPMHKIKENVDRQQEWCDGAPFYTLGPLTTDIAPGYDHITSAIGAAMIGWHGTAMLCYVTPKEHLGLPDREDVKAGMIAYKIAAHAADLAKGHPGAQAWDDALSDARFEFRWEDQFELALDPGTARAYHDQTLPAAPAKTAHFCSMCGPHFCAMKITQDVRRYAGERGLAEDEALEAGMRDKAAEFAAGGGRIYLPLAGSGEGG; this is translated from the coding sequence ATGACCAGGGAAAGCGCGGTCACCGCTGCCCGGAAGACCTACCTGCAGGGCTCGCGGCCCGATCTGCGGGTGCCGATGCGGGAGGTGCCGCTGACCAACGGCGACACGGTGGTGCTGTACGACACCTCCGGGCCGTACACCGATCCCGCCTACGAGGCCGACGTGCGGCGGGGCCTGCCGCCGCTGCGGGAGGCGTGGATCGCCGGGCGCGGTGACACCGCCGAGTACGAGGGCCGGGCCGTCCGGCCCGAGGACGACGGGCGCCGTCCGGGGGATCCGCTGCGCGACGCGGCGGCCTTCCGGCGCCGCAGACCGCGCAGGGCGACCGGGGAGGCGGTGACGCAGCGCGCCTACGCCCGGCGCGGGGAGATCACCCCGGAGATGGAGTTCGCGGCGCTGCGCGAGGGCGTGGACCCCTCGTTCGTCCGCGACGAGCTGGCCGCCGGCCGCGCGGTGCTGCCCGCCAACGTCAACCACCCCGAGATCGAACCGATGGTCATCGGGCGGAACTTCCTGGTCAAGGTGAACGCCAACATCGGGAACTCCGCGGTCGCGTCCTCGATCGAGGACGAGGTCGAGAAGATGACCTGGGCGACCCGCTGGGGCGCCGACACGATCATGGACCTGTCCACCGGGCGCGACATCCACACCACCCGGGAGTGGATCCTGCGCAACTCCCCCGTCCCGGTCGGGACCGTGCCGCTCTACCAGGCGCTGGAGAAGGTCGGCGGCGACCCGGCCGAGCTCACCTACGAGGTCTTCCGGGACACCGTGATCGAGCAGGCCGAGCAGGGCGTGGACTACATGACCGTGCACGCGGGCGTCCTGCTGCGGTACGTCCCGCTGACCGCCCGCCGCAAGACCGGGATCGTCTCGCGGGGCGGTTCGATCATGGCCGCCTGGTGCCTGGCCCACCACGAGGAGAACTTCCTCTACACCCGTTTCCGCGACCTGTGCGAGATCTTCGCCGCGTACGACATCACCTGGTCGCTGGGCGACGGGCTGCGGCCGGGCTCGATCCACGACGCCAACGACGAGGCCCAGTTCGCCGAGCTGCGCACCCAGGGCGAGCTGACCCGGATCGCCGCGGAGTTCGGCAACCAGGTGATGAACGAGGGCCCCGGGCACGTCCCCATGCACAAGATCAAGGAGAACGTGGACCGCCAGCAGGAGTGGTGCGACGGCGCGCCGTTCTACACGCTGGGCCCGCTGACCACCGACATCGCGCCCGGCTACGACCACATCACCTCGGCCATCGGCGCGGCGATGATCGGCTGGCACGGCACCGCGATGCTCTGCTACGTCACGCCCAAGGAGCATCTGGGGCTGCCCGACCGCGAGGACGTCAAGGCCGGGATGATCGCCTACAAGATCGCCGCCCATGCCGCCGACCTGGCCAAGGGGCATCCCGGTGCCCAGGCGTGGGACGACGCGCTGTCGGACGCCCGGTTCGAGTTCCGGTGGGAGGACCAGTTCGAGCTCGCCCTCGATCCCGGGACCGCCCGCGCGTACCACGACCAGACCCTCCCGGCGGCGCCGGCCAAGACCGCGCACTTCTGCTCGATGTGCGGGCCGCACTTCTGCGCGATGAAGATCACCCAGGATGTGCGCCGGTACGCGGGCGAGCGCGGCCTGGCGGAGGACGAGGCCCTGGAGGCCGGGATGCGGGACAAGGCGGCCGAGTTCGCCGCCGGGGGCGGCCGGATCTACCTCCCGCTCGCCGGGTCGGGCGAAGGCGGCTGA
- a CDS encoding NAD(P)H-binding protein, translated as MTEQTNNVGNIEAAVDETGPVLVLGGTGKTGRRVVERLTGRGVPVRVGSRSGEPRFDWKDRSTWAPVLEGMAAVYVAYSPDLAVPGSDGDIRALCTAALAAGAGRIVLLSGRGEEEAEAAEQVLKDSGAAWTVLRADWFAQNFSEDWLLEAVLAGEVALPVGDVPEPFVDAWDVADVAVAALTEDGHAGRTYELSGPRALTFAEAVGEIAAASGRPVTFREVPLERFAEDLGRAGVPGEVVGLMTYLFTTVLDGRNQRPADGVRQALGRAPRDFAGYARETAATGVWS; from the coding sequence ATGACGGAGCAGACGAATAACGTTGGGAACATCGAGGCGGCCGTGGACGAGACCGGGCCGGTGCTGGTCCTCGGCGGTACGGGAAAGACCGGCCGGCGGGTGGTGGAGAGGCTGACCGGGCGCGGGGTGCCGGTCCGGGTGGGCTCCCGCTCCGGCGAGCCGCGGTTCGACTGGAAGGACCGGTCGACCTGGGCCCCCGTGCTGGAGGGGATGGCCGCCGTGTACGTGGCGTACTCCCCGGACCTGGCGGTGCCGGGCTCCGACGGTGACATCCGGGCGCTGTGCACCGCCGCGCTGGCGGCCGGAGCCGGCCGGATCGTGCTGCTGTCGGGCCGCGGTGAGGAGGAGGCGGAGGCCGCCGAGCAGGTCCTCAAGGACAGCGGCGCCGCGTGGACCGTCCTGCGGGCCGACTGGTTCGCGCAGAACTTCAGCGAGGACTGGCTGCTGGAGGCGGTGCTGGCGGGCGAGGTGGCGCTCCCCGTCGGGGACGTCCCCGAACCGTTCGTCGACGCCTGGGACGTCGCCGACGTCGCGGTCGCCGCGCTGACCGAGGACGGCCACGCGGGACGGACCTACGAGCTGTCCGGCCCCCGGGCCCTGACGTTCGCCGAGGCGGTCGGCGAGATCGCCGCCGCCTCCGGGCGCCCCGTCACCTTCCGGGAGGTGCCCTTGGAACGGTTCGCCGAGGACCTCGGGCGGGCCGGCGTGCCCGGCGAGGTCGTCGGCCTGATGACCTACCTGTTCACCACCGTCCTCGACGGGCGCAACCAGCGCCCCGCGGACGGGGTTCGCCAGGCCCTGGGACGCGCGCCCAGGGACTTCGCCGGCTACGCCCGTGAGACCGCCGCCACCGGGGTGTGGTCATGA
- a CDS encoding sensor histidine kinase: MLIEARVRGVALDALVAAGLAACAVAAALVWPGVRSLDAGGGLLLAAAHAPLAWRRRRPGLALTAVIALMLPFHLLQYQHHAAVPAEVLALFTFAVMGRRVRTVLFGTAAVLLVCAVLFSMGTSGRSGLEQIGVIEAVVGVVVGVQSWRVHRARMAAVTERAERAERTREEEARRRVAEERLRIARDLHDLLAHSITVIGVRAGAAAHAVHSGRPLDRAELAGTLDAIAATCRDARAEVRATLQVLREPETPGAPAPPPGTRLGVPSGVAGIPELAEAARAAGLRVVLEERGEGAEAPEVGIVAYRIVQEALTNVVKHARAGAVRIVLHRGGGDLLITVADDGRGPDAGGAPAAEGGPGGTGFGIVGMAERARSVGGTVETGPGADGGFVVRAVLPLNASRRISAR; the protein is encoded by the coding sequence GTGCTGATCGAAGCCCGGGTTCGGGGTGTGGCGTTGGACGCGCTGGTGGCCGCGGGCCTGGCGGCGTGCGCGGTGGCCGCCGCGCTGGTGTGGCCGGGCGTCCGCTCCCTGGACGCGGGCGGCGGGCTGCTCCTGGCCGCGGCGCACGCGCCGCTGGCCTGGCGGCGGCGCCGGCCGGGGCTCGCGCTGACGGCGGTCATCGCCCTGATGCTGCCGTTCCACCTCCTCCAGTACCAGCACCACGCGGCGGTCCCGGCCGAGGTGCTGGCGCTGTTCACGTTCGCGGTGATGGGCCGGCGGGTGCGGACGGTGCTCTTCGGGACGGCGGCGGTCCTGCTCGTCTGCGCGGTGCTGTTCTCCATGGGGACCAGCGGGCGCAGCGGGCTGGAGCAGATCGGGGTGATCGAGGCCGTCGTCGGCGTGGTCGTCGGCGTCCAGTCCTGGCGGGTGCACCGGGCGCGGATGGCGGCGGTGACCGAGCGGGCCGAGCGCGCCGAGCGGACCCGCGAGGAGGAGGCCCGGCGCCGGGTCGCCGAGGAACGCCTGCGGATCGCCCGCGACCTGCACGACCTGCTGGCCCACAGCATCACCGTGATCGGGGTGCGGGCCGGCGCGGCGGCCCACGCGGTGCACTCGGGCCGCCCCCTGGACCGCGCCGAGCTGGCCGGGACGCTCGACGCCATCGCCGCCACCTGCCGGGACGCGCGCGCCGAGGTGCGGGCCACCCTGCAGGTGCTGCGCGAGCCGGAGACGCCCGGGGCGCCGGCCCCGCCGCCGGGAACGCGGCTCGGCGTCCCGTCCGGTGTCGCCGGCATCCCCGAACTGGCCGAGGCGGCGCGGGCCGCCGGGCTGCGGGTGGTCCTGGAGGAGCGGGGCGAGGGCGCGGAGGCGCCCGAGGTCGGGATCGTCGCCTACCGGATCGTCCAGGAGGCGCTGACGAACGTGGTCAAGCACGCGCGGGCCGGCGCCGTCCGGATCGTCCTGCACCGCGGCGGCGGCGACCTGCTGATCACCGTGGCCGATGACGGCCGCGGCCCGGACGCGGGCGGCGCGCCCGCCGCGGAGGGCGGACCGGGCGGGACGGGCTTCGGGATCGTCGGGATGGCCGAGCGCGCCCGCAGCGTCGGCGGGACGGTCGAGACGGGCCCCGGCGCGGACGGCGGTTTCGTGGTGCGGGCCGTCCTGCCGCTGAACGCGTCCCGCCGGATCAGCGCGAGGTGA
- a CDS encoding AraC family transcriptional regulator: MDALDGLLEGPRARGAFLLRATMSPPWSIRCADEAPLSLVAMVAEHAWVTAADGSPTRLGPGDVVIARGPDAFDFADDPDTPVQVVILPGQRCVAPDGRSVTEEMDLGVRSWGNDPDGPAVMLIGTYQMRGAVTGRLLAALPRLVILRAGEWDSPLVDLLAKEIVKDEPGQDVVLDRLLDLLLIGVLRAWFARPEGRAPGWYRAHGDPVVGPALRLLHDDPAHPWTVAALAGRAGVSRAALALRFTRLVGEPPMAYLTGLRLALAADLIRESDATLETVARQVGYGTAFALSTAFKREHGVSPQEYRSGR; this comes from the coding sequence ATGGATGCGCTTGACGGCCTGCTGGAGGGGCCGCGCGCGCGGGGGGCGTTCCTGTTGCGCGCGACGATGAGCCCGCCCTGGTCGATCCGGTGCGCGGACGAGGCGCCGCTCAGCCTGGTGGCGATGGTCGCCGAGCACGCGTGGGTGACGGCCGCGGACGGGTCCCCCACGCGGCTCGGGCCGGGCGACGTGGTGATCGCCCGGGGACCGGACGCCTTCGACTTCGCCGATGATCCCGATACCCCGGTCCAGGTCGTCATCCTTCCCGGGCAGCGGTGCGTGGCGCCGGACGGGCGGTCCGTGACCGAGGAGATGGACCTGGGCGTGCGCTCCTGGGGGAACGACCCGGACGGCCCGGCCGTCATGCTCATCGGCACCTACCAGATGCGCGGCGCGGTCACCGGGCGGCTCCTGGCGGCGCTGCCGCGGCTGGTGATCCTGCGGGCCGGCGAGTGGGACTCCCCCCTGGTGGACCTGCTCGCCAAGGAGATCGTCAAGGACGAGCCGGGGCAGGACGTCGTCCTCGACCGGCTGCTGGACCTGCTGCTCATCGGGGTGCTGCGGGCGTGGTTCGCGCGCCCGGAGGGCCGCGCCCCCGGGTGGTACCGGGCGCACGGCGACCCGGTCGTCGGCCCGGCGCTGCGGCTGCTGCACGACGACCCGGCGCACCCGTGGACGGTGGCCGCGCTGGCCGGGCGGGCGGGCGTCTCGCGGGCCGCCCTCGCGCTGCGGTTCACCAGGCTCGTGGGCGAGCCGCCGATGGCCTACCTGACCGGCCTGCGCCTGGCCCTGGCCGCCGACCTGATCCGCGAGTCCGACGCCACCCTGGAGACCGTGGCCCGGCAGGTCGGGTACGGCACCGCGTTCGCGCTCAGCACCGCCTTCAAGCGCGAGCACGGCGTCAGCCCGCAGGAGTACCGGTCCGGCCGCTGA
- a CDS encoding NUDIX hydrolase, with translation MRWTVHGERYVYRSPWMDVGLADVELPDGRRFEHHLLRVRPAAGVVAVDEHDRALLIWRHRFITGRWGWEIPSGRVEEGEEPAETAARELLEETGWRPGPLEHLLDLPTSPGVHDGVQHFYRARGAERLGDPTDVEAERIEWVPLARVPELAARGEIGSAASVATLLYLTSR, from the coding sequence ATGCGATGGACGGTGCACGGTGAGAGGTACGTCTACCGCAGCCCGTGGATGGACGTCGGGCTGGCCGACGTGGAGCTGCCCGACGGGCGCCGGTTCGAGCACCACCTGCTGCGGGTGCGTCCCGCGGCGGGCGTGGTGGCGGTGGACGAGCACGACCGGGCGCTGCTGATCTGGCGGCACCGCTTCATCACCGGACGGTGGGGGTGGGAGATCCCCAGCGGCCGGGTGGAGGAGGGCGAGGAGCCCGCCGAGACCGCCGCGCGGGAGCTGCTGGAGGAGACCGGCTGGCGGCCCGGGCCGCTGGAGCACCTGCTCGACCTGCCGACCTCGCCCGGCGTGCACGACGGCGTCCAGCACTTCTACCGGGCCCGGGGCGCGGAGCGCCTGGGCGACCCGACGGACGTGGAGGCCGAGCGGATCGAGTGGGTCCCGCTGGCCCGGGTCCCGGAGCTGGCCGCGCGCGGCGAGATCGGCTCGGCCGCCAGCGTGGCGACCCTGCTCTACCTCACCTCGCGCTGA
- a CDS encoding CDP-alcohol phosphatidyltransferase family protein translates to MTSDVDRSPEPGRDEVSGRIWTVPNALSFARLLGVPFFLWLVLAEADWWALGLLVFAGLSDWLDGKLARALGQTSRLGVVLDPAADRLYILATLIGLTVREIIPLWLVLLLVAREIAILPIVPITRRLGYAGTLPVHFAGKAATLCLLYAFPLLLLGDHDGGAATAAKVIGWSFAIWGTALYWWAALLYWEQTRQLTLAARASGARSGTGSEAGAGSGRDEDANRGQGRDGERGEGRGGDQEGAETPR, encoded by the coding sequence GTGACTTCTGATGTCGACAGGTCGCCCGAGCCGGGCCGGGACGAGGTGTCGGGCCGGATCTGGACGGTGCCGAACGCGCTGAGCTTCGCGCGGCTGCTGGGCGTCCCGTTCTTCCTGTGGCTGGTGCTGGCCGAGGCCGACTGGTGGGCGCTGGGACTGCTGGTGTTCGCCGGCCTGTCGGACTGGCTGGACGGCAAGCTGGCCCGGGCGCTCGGCCAGACCAGCAGGCTCGGCGTCGTCCTGGACCCGGCGGCCGACCGGCTCTACATCCTGGCGACCCTGATCGGCCTGACCGTCCGGGAGATCATCCCGCTCTGGCTGGTCCTCCTGCTCGTGGCCCGGGAGATCGCGATCCTGCCGATCGTCCCGATCACCCGGCGGCTGGGGTACGCGGGCACGCTGCCGGTGCACTTCGCGGGCAAGGCCGCGACGCTGTGCCTGCTGTACGCGTTCCCGCTGCTGCTGCTCGGCGACCACGACGGCGGGGCGGCCACGGCGGCGAAGGTCATCGGCTGGTCGTTCGCCATCTGGGGGACGGCCCTGTACTGGTGGGCGGCCCTTCTCTACTGGGAGCAGACGCGGCAGCTGACGCTGGCCGCCCGCGCCTCCGGCGCCCGGTCGGGCACGGGGTCCGAAGCCGGGGCCGGGTCCGGCCGGGATGAGGACGCGAATCGGGGGCAGGGTCGGGACGGCGAGCGGGGGGAAGGCCGGGGAGGGGACCAGGAGGGAGCGGAGACACCGCGATGA
- a CDS encoding EF-hand domain-containing protein has product MTTKPTEDDLHTVFKRSDLGGDDRLDLMEFGMVLDSIGLSWTRAEVQDRFERADTNRDGYISLPELRVLLESQGWNESGVHSAHG; this is encoded by the coding sequence ATGACCACCAAACCGACCGAGGACGACCTTCACACCGTGTTCAAGCGGTCGGACCTCGGCGGTGACGACAGGCTCGATCTCATGGAGTTCGGCATGGTGCTCGACAGCATCGGGCTGTCCTGGACCCGGGCCGAGGTCCAGGACAGGTTCGAGCGGGCCGACACCAACCGTGACGGCTACATCTCGCTGCCCGAGCTCCGCGTCCTGCTGGAGAGCCAGGGCTGGAACGAGAGCGGCGTGCACTCCGCCCACGGCTGA
- a CDS encoding DUF1772 domain-containing protein → MRSALAAAAAMIAVLLTGGMAGIFFAFSNSVMPGLNAIKAEQAVAAMQSMNQKILNPLFMLHFMGAPLVAALAGGALLLAGQRSAAVLFFVAAGLYVLGAFLPTVIVNVPMNNALDGAGVPAGAAEAARLWADYAPRWTAWNTLRAVASSLSLLVMAIGLYVWGTNT, encoded by the coding sequence ATGAGGAGCGCCCTGGCCGCGGCGGCGGCGATGATCGCGGTGCTGCTCACCGGCGGCATGGCGGGAATCTTCTTCGCCTTCTCGAACTCGGTGATGCCCGGACTCAACGCGATCAAGGCCGAACAGGCGGTCGCGGCGATGCAGAGCATGAACCAGAAGATCCTGAACCCGCTCTTCATGCTGCACTTCATGGGCGCCCCGCTGGTCGCGGCGCTGGCGGGCGGGGCGCTGCTCCTGGCGGGCCAGCGGTCGGCGGCGGTGCTGTTCTTCGTCGCGGCGGGCCTCTACGTGCTCGGCGCCTTCCTGCCGACCGTGATCGTCAACGTGCCGATGAACAACGCCCTGGACGGCGCGGGGGTCCCGGCCGGTGCGGCGGAGGCCGCCCGACTCTGGGCCGACTACGCGCCGCGCTGGACGGCCTGGAACACGCTACGGGCGGTGGCCTCCTCGCTCAGCCTCCTGGTGATGGCCATCGGCCTCTACGTCTGGGGAACGAACACCTGA